Sequence from the Gemmatimonadaceae bacterium genome:
ACGAGCGGCTGATCGGGAAGACGGTGCGCATCAACTCGCGTCCGTTCACCGTGATCGGCGTCGCGCCCGCGGCGGAGCGGTATCCGTTCACCGTCGAAGTGTGGGCGCCGCGAGTGTTCACGGCGCAGGAGTTGAGCGACGACTCCCGCGGAGCGCGGTGGATGAGCGTCCTCGCGCGCGTGAAGGACGACGCGTCGATCGAAGCCGCGAACAACGAGGTGCGGCTGATCTCGCAGACGATGGAGCACCGGTTCCCCGAGATGTATCGCGAGCGTCGCGCACAAATCCTGAGCGTTCAAGCGTACACCGTCGGCGATCTCGAGAAGCCGCTGTACATCATTCTGGGCGCGGTCGTGCTGGTCCTGCTCATCGCGTGCGCCAACGTCGCGAACCTACTGTTGGTCCGCGCATCCGCTCGCGAGACCGAGATGGCCATCCGCAGCGCGCTCGGCGCGGGACGCGGACGGCTCGTCCGCCAACTCATGACCGAGAGCGTCATGCTGTCGCTCCTCGGCGCGGCGATCGGGATCGGGTTGGCGAAAATCGGAATGACGGTGCTGCTCGGACACGTTCCGCCCGGCCTCGTGCTCGTGCAGAAGGCGTCGATCGATGGACGGACGCTCGCCGTGACCACGCTCCTTGCCGTCGGGGCCGGACTGGTTTTCGGATCGTTGCCGGCGATGCAGGTCGCCGGACGCGGTGTCGCCGACGCCCTGCGCAGCGGCGGGCGCGGTGCGCAAGGCCGCGCGATCACGAGCCGGGCGAAGCGGGTCATCGTCATCGGCGAGCTGGCGCTCGCGGTCACGCTGCTGAGCGGCGCGGGTCTGCTGCTGCGGAGCTTCAACCGGCTCATGGCCGTCGACCCGGGATTCCGCACGGAGAACGTGCTCTCGATGAAGATGACGCTGCCCGTCGCAAAGTACGATTCGACGGGCGACCGGATCTTCGTCCGACAGCTGCTCGAGCGCGCCGCCGCCGTGCCCGGAGTGGGAAGCGCCGCGATGACGAACTTCGTCCCGCTCGACGGCGGCGGCTTCGGGTTCACGTTCACAATTCGCGGACGTTCGTACGCGCGGCCGAGCGACCAGCCCGACGCCGAAGTGCGGCAGGTCACGCCGGCGTTCTTCACGACGCTCGGCGTTCCGGTCGTGCAGGGCCGCGCGATTCAAGACGGCGACGCGCCCGGTGCACCGTCGGTGTACCTCGTCAACAAGGCGTTCGTGAAGCGATTCTTCCCGAACGACAATCCGATCGGCCAGTTCATCAAACTCGGATGGGGCCAAGGGGACGACGAGCCGTACTGCGAGATCGTGGGCATCGTTGGCGACGTGCACGGGGAGGGGCTCGAGAGCGCGCCCTTGCCGACCGTGTATGCGTCGCTGGCCCAACACCCGTTCTCCTCGCTCGCGCTCGTCGTGCGCACGAGCGCGTCGGCCGCGTCGCTCGCCACGCCGTTGCGCGCGATCGTGCACGACCTCGATCGCGAGGTGCCGGTGTTCTCGGTGCAGACGATGGCCGAGCGGGTCGCGTCGGCGGTCGGACGCCCGCGCTTCTTCACCACGCTCGTCGCGTTGTTCGCCCTCGTGGCGTTGGCGCTGGCGGCCGTCGGGCTGTACGGCGTGATCGCGTACGCCGTCAGCCAGCGCACGCACGAGTTGGGGATCCGCGTCGCGCTCGGCGCGACGACGCAGCGCATCTCGGCGATGGTGATCCGCGAAGGGCTCGCGCTCACGGCGGCCGGCGCGATGCTCGGCGTCATCGCGGCCCTCGCCGCGGGGAGCGTCGTCGCGTCGCTCTTGTTCGGCGTGACGGCACGTGACCCGGTCACGCTCGCCGGAGTCGTCGTCGTGCTGGCGGCGGTCGCGATGCTCGCGAGTTGGCTGCCGGCTCGCCGTGCGGCGCGCGTCGACCCGTTGGTGGCGATGCGCGGAGAATAGGCGGCGGATTGCCCCCGGCTGATTTGCGCGCCGCCCGGCAGCGACCCTAATTAAGACGAACACCTGGGGAGAAATCCGATCGGACCTCCGAGTCCGAGGTCAGATTTCTCGCGGTTCCGGCGTCGTCCGTCAAACGGGTCACCGGGAGGACCGATGAAGATTCTTCAGGTCGTGCCGCGGGCTGACAGTGAGGCGAGTCTCAAGTCGCTGCTCAAGGCGAAGCTCCGCGAGCTGCGCGCGCGTCCGACGGCGTTTCGCCGCAAGGCCGAGGGAAAGCTGGCGCACGTCAAATACCCAGGTTGGATTCGGTGGGATGAGACGATGGGCGGCATTCTCGTCGCCGAGATTCACACGAGGGACGAATCGTCGGAGTGGCTACTGCTGCGCGCGTTCGTCGGATATCTCGAGCGGCATTTGCGTGAGAACATCGACAACATCACGATTACGTACCGGTAACTCCGGTCACCGGCCACCGGTCACCGTGACGATCGGCTAGCCTTCTTCCAATCGAGCCAACCAATGACCCGACGCACTCTCGTCACTGCCTCCACGATCGTCGCCGCGTTCGCGCTCGGCTTGACGGTCGACCACCTCGCGTTCGCCGCGCAGCAGCAGCCGACGATCAAGCGAACGATCCTCCAGCGGCAGGACGATCCCGCCTCGTCGAAGTACGAAGCCGTGATGGGAATCTCGGAGATTCCGCCGGGCGGAACGTCCGGAAAGCACCGGCATCCGGGCATCGAGCTCTCCTACGTTCTCGACGGCTCGGTGGAGCTCACGCACGCAGGAAAACCGCCCGTGACCATCAAGGCGGGCGAGGCGACGATGAACACGCTCGGCGGAATTCACACGGCGACGAATCGCGGTACGACGCCGGTGAAGATCCTCACCGTCTACATCGTCGAGAAGGGCAAGCCGCTCGCCGAACAGGTGCCGTAGCGCGGCCGGTCAGGCGATCGCCGCGTCTTCCGTGATCTGCGCCGCGTGTCGCGCGGCGTGCGCGCCCGCGAACGCGATCCATCCGTAACCGGTCAGCGGACCGAGGGCCGGATGGGGCGCCGAGACCTCGTTCAACGCGAGGCCGTCCGCGGCGCGGATCACGTTCTTCAACTCGCCGCGCGTCGCCTCGAAGTCGGACCAGACGCGAGTTGCGTCGGTGTCGCGCGGTTCGCCGAGCTCCGACGTCTTGAATCGGTTGTTCCGGATCTCGATGCGATTCGGGTCGAGCAGCGTGAAGACCGACGACGTGTCCGTTTCCGGCGGAAGCGCGCGCGCCTGCTCGGCGAGCTGTTGCAGCCGTTTGACCAGTCGCTGCTCCACGATCACTACGTGATGCACCACCTCGGCGGGTGACCAGCGATCCGGGGTCGGCCGAACCGTCCGCTGGTCGGCGGGAATGGCCGAATAAGCGGCTTGCAGAACCGCGGCCTGGCGATCGATGTAGTCGAGTAATTCGGAGAGTCGTGGGTGCATTCGAGAAAGAAAGCAGCCCTCCGAATCGAGTGAAAGACTCGGCGGGGTGGGCGACAGGCTGTACCTGTCGCCCACCTGCATGACACGACCGCTCAGAGCGTTTTGAGATACTCGATGAGGTCGGCCCGTTGTCGCGCCGTGAGCGCGATCCCCTGCAGCTTCACATAGTGATCGACGACGGCGCCGAGATCGGCTGCGCTTCCGTCGTGGAAATACGGTCCCGTGAGCTGCGGCGGATGCCAGAGCGCGCGGAGCGGCGTGGTTCGATACAGCTTCGTCGCGCTGCGCAGCGCGTACGCCGGATCCTGCCCGTCTTCGGCCGGTGTGTGCAACACGCCTTGGTTCACATCGGTGAGCGCCGAGCCGACGTGGCAGCTCTGACATCTGGCGACGCCGTTGAAGACCATTCGCCCGCGCTTTGCAGCGTCGTCGTCGAACGTCCCGGGAATGGCGCTCGGGGTTTCGAGACTGAACTGATAGGTGCGGAGCGCCGCGAGCTTCGACGATACGAGGTCGGGCGGGTTGTTGACGTCCACGCCGATGCGCGCGTCGACGAAATGCCCGTGTCCGTGCATCTGCGTGATCGCGACATAGGCGTTCCAGTACGAGATAGTGTCGTCGCCGGTGAAGATCTCGCGTTTCACGTGGCGAAGACCGAAGGCCGGCGGTATGAAGACCGGCATGTTGATCCCGTCGAGGTTGAAGCGTGGATCGTACCGTCCCGGTCCCCACGACAAGTACGCGTCTCGCTTCGCGCCGGTGATCACCGGCGACAGCGCGATGATCTTGCCGACGTTGAGATCGCGATTGGGCCATCCGTCGAGACGATGACCGATGCCCGCGGCGAACGAGTTGTCGACGGTCGAATGGCAGAACGCGCACGTAATGCCGACGCTCGTGAGTGTATTGTGCGAATCGACCTTTCCAATGACGCCGAGTACCGCGCCGAGCTTGAGCAGCACGACGGTGGTGGCCGGGTCGTCGAGGTCGATGGTTTTCCCGGCGATCGCGGCCTTGACGTCGGGCGGCAGGGCGTCGACGTCCACCTTGAGACCGACGCCGAGCGCCGTGTTCGGACTAACCGACGTGCGAATCACCTCGTGCAGTCCGAGCGTATCCGTCCAAAACGTTTCGTCGCCGTAGGTCTCGTTGCGGAAGATCGCCTGGCCAGCCGCGATCGCGGCCGGATCCAGCGGGCCCGCGCTCTCCAACGGCACGGCCGGCGCGTTCGACGCCGTCGTGCGATCGCCGGTACACGCCGCCAGCACAACGGCGCCGGCGACAAGGAATCCGATTTTCATTTCACGTCCCCCCTCCACGCGCCGTCGCGCGAGATCTCGGAAATGCCAGCGCGGCGATCGTCAGCCCGCCGGCGAGAACGACGAACAAGCCCGGTCCCGGCCGCGCGACGATCATCGGATGATCCTCGAGGCGCCGCGTGGTCTCGCGCAGGCCGAGGAGAATCCACGCCGCGAACAACGAGAGCGACACGCCGATGCACGCGACCAGCGGCCGGATGAACCACTCGTTTCGCGCGAGCATCGCGAGACCCCCCAGCGCCGCGAGCACGCCCCCGGCGAACACGAGTCGGCCGTACAACCCATGGATGCCTGGGAATCGCTGCAGCCCGGCGAAGAGCGACATCCATGGCAACAGCGAACCAAGGGAAACGAGCATGCCGCCCACGAGCGCGACCAGCGCCGCACGCCGGTCGCGCGATGACGTTGGCTGGTTGTTCATGTCTTCGGCCGAACGTTGAAGAACAGGTATGAGTTCGACTCGATGTCGGTTGTCAGATCGCTTCCCGACGCTTGGAGCGCGCGCACGGTCGCGAGGCTCTTCCCGGCGACGATCGCGTTCCACGCGGCGAGCGTCTTCACGCCGATGACGTGGATCTCCCACCACCCCGCTTGACCGCCGTCGGCCTGCGACTCGGCGAGATCCGAATCGATGATGTGGCTGTGCGGCGGCAGCAGAACGTCCGCGAAGCCGGGCCCGAGCACACGCGACAAATCGATCGTCGACGGATGGTTGATGCAGTTTCCCGCGATCGGGCACTGCAGCGTGGACACGGGAGGCGAGAAGCCCATCGGCGTCATCACGTAGAGCACGGGAATCTTTCCGGGACGCGGATCGATCGTGCCGTCTTCACCGATCTCGCATTCGCTCGGCGCGCCGCTCTCGGGCGGCTCGGCGCAGAAGAACGGTTTGCTGTAGAAGAACGAAACGGTCTTGCCGTTCTCCCATCCGTCGGTGAATCCGGTCGGTGCTCCTTGATGCGCTTCCTGCGATGCGTGGCCCGGCTCGACCGGTGTGCGTCGCTCCGAGCAGCCAACGGTGAGCGCCAGCGTCGCGAGCATGACCGGTAGAGCTCGCATCTTCGTATCCATGGTTGCCTCCGCCTTTGGTTTGGGGTAGTTACGGAAAGGCCCGGCAGGCAGATGACGTGCCGATCATGCACGCGACAACTAATTTGCCCCGAAATTTTTGCATATTCTTGCGCTTGGTGGGCGAACACTGGACGAGCCCGCTCGCTAGCGCCGATGGGCTGCCACCGATAACGTCGCCGGACTTCTTCGCGGCATTTCCCAAACACTCGACGCCGAGCTGATACGTGCCCGCTTCGACTCAG
This genomic interval carries:
- a CDS encoding ABC transporter permease codes for the protein MTQGGGGRRRFFRLPWRTRRQIRADLETELAFHLDMRVDALVAAGLPYDAARAQAMREFGDIDDARRYIGAVDTDTEAAQRRSEYMRDLWQDVTYAARTLRAAPAFTAAAIITLALGIGANTAIFSVVDHVLLQAPPFPQANRLVRLKFTQQGHGDVATPMDIVDYPTQAKSFVGFSIIDSWTANVVLEHGDAERVQGVRVGANMFDLLRVKPLLGRFFRDGEDKNGAPNVVVLSEQLWRRDFGGDERLIGKTVRINSRPFTVIGVAPAAERYPFTVEVWAPRVFTAQELSDDSRGARWMSVLARVKDDASIEAANNEVRLISQTMEHRFPEMYRERRAQILSVQAYTVGDLEKPLYIILGAVVLVLLIACANVANLLLVRASARETEMAIRSALGAGRGRLVRQLMTESVMLSLLGAAIGIGLAKIGMTVLLGHVPPGLVLVQKASIDGRTLAVTTLLAVGAGLVFGSLPAMQVAGRGVADALRSGGRGAQGRAITSRAKRVIVIGELALAVTLLSGAGLLLRSFNRLMAVDPGFRTENVLSMKMTLPVAKYDSTGDRIFVRQLLERAAAVPGVGSAAMTNFVPLDGGGFGFTFTIRGRSYARPSDQPDAEVRQVTPAFFTTLGVPVVQGRAIQDGDAPGAPSVYLVNKAFVKRFFPNDNPIGQFIKLGWGQGDDEPYCEIVGIVGDVHGEGLESAPLPTVYASLAQHPFSSLALVVRTSASAASLATPLRAIVHDLDREVPVFSVQTMAERVASAVGRPRFFTTLVALFALVALALAAVGLYGVIAYAVSQRTHELGIRVALGATTQRISAMVIREGLALTAAGAMLGVIAALAAGSVVASLLFGVTARDPVTLAGVVVVLAAVAMLASWLPARRAARVDPLVAMRGE
- a CDS encoding cupin domain-containing protein, giving the protein MTRRTLVTASTIVAAFALGLTVDHLAFAAQQQPTIKRTILQRQDDPASSKYEAVMGISEIPPGGTSGKHRHPGIELSYVLDGSVELTHAGKPPVTIKAGEATMNTLGGIHTATNRGTTPVKILTVYIVEKGKPLAEQVP
- a CDS encoding DinB family protein → MHPRLSELLDYIDRQAAVLQAAYSAIPADQRTVRPTPDRWSPAEVVHHVVIVEQRLVKRLQQLAEQARALPPETDTSSVFTLLDPNRIEIRNNRFKTSELGEPRDTDATRVWSDFEATRGELKNVIRAADGLALNEVSAPHPALGPLTGYGWIAFAGAHAARHAAQITEDAAIA